The following coding sequences are from one Nymphalis io chromosome 5, ilAglIoxx1.1, whole genome shotgun sequence window:
- the LOC126768482 gene encoding signal recognition particle subunit SRP72 — MMCRHSIYLSARYNMDTASITKEMTNQVPSCQKMSANKENNLVQAYVELNKFCQSGEYERALKAAGKVLQIAPNEQKAFHCKVICFIQLHNFKEALSVLCNSKNASLAADLHFEKAYSQYRLNNSKEALETVDSATELTPALKELRAQILYRLEQYQDCYNLYRDIVKNTTDDYEDERKANMSAVVANLAALNPSADLPTFEENTYELSYNAGTTLAMRGKYNEALPVLKKAEQACSESVIEDGGTEEEAKEEAAIIRVQQGYCQQQMGKEKEAGILYHNVLKDRPSDQALIAIASNNLVVINRDTNVFDSRKRMKAATQDGLEHKLNSRQRATIAYNQAVLAIYSNQPDFCKQCCVKLSREFNQEKKAALVEASSLVKDGKRSQAVALLLKQDLTLAAAQVLLAQGDRKAVVKLLEDSEYKYRPGIIGLLCTLLTADNDYEKASKLFTDVYEHYKDDVDKQTSLRSVWRAAAEAHARAGNGAEATRAHEALARAAPHDRRSLARLVKALGAHSPRARELAAGLPPISQLEGKIDVDALESSKWMMGAKVVKKTVQSKQEQSPGTPGSELGQKTKTRRKRKTKLLPSADLSRPPDPERWLPKYERTAYRKRRGIRRDVIKGSQGMTTNAVDQYDMSKQTPSAAATTAKSPRVEVKSAESAWQRKQQQKKKGKAKGKW, encoded by the exons gtaCAACATGGATACTGCTTCCATTACAAAGGAAATGACAAATCAGGTGCCAAGTTGTCAAAAAATGTCAGCCAACAAGGAAAATAACCTTGTACAGGCTTatgtagaattaaataaattttgccaAAGTGGAGAATATGAGAGAGCGTTAAAAGCTGCAGGCAAAG TCCTGCAGATTGCCCCAAATGAGCAAAAAGCGTTTCACTGTAAAGTGATATGCTTCATACAACTTCATAATTTTAAGGAGGCATTGTCTGTGCTCTGCAATTCTAAGAATGCCTCTTTGGCGGCCGATTTGCATTTCGAAAAGGCATACAGTCAATACAGACTGAACAACTCCAAAGAAGCTTTGGAGACTGTGGATAGTGCAACAGAATTAACACCAGCTTTAAAAGAACTCAG GGCTCAAATTTTATATCGCCTAGAACAATATCAGGATTGTTACAATCTTTACCGTGATATTGTTAAGAATACAACTGATGACTATGAAGATGAAAGAAAAGCTAATATGTCTGCTGTTGTTGCCAACTTAGCTGCTCTGAATCCT TCAGCAGATTTGCCAACATTTGAAGAGAATACATATGAATTATCCTATAATGCTGGAACAACACTTGCAATGAGAGGAAAATATAATGAGGCATTGCCAGTGCTTAAGAAAGCTGAGCAGGCATGTTCGGAGAGTGTGATTGAAGATGGAGGCACTGAAGAAGAAGCCAAGGAAGAAGCCGCAATTATCAG AGTACAACAGGGGTATTGTCAGCAGCAGATGGGCAAAGAGAAGGAGGCAGGGATACTCTATCACAACGTCTTAAAGGATAGACCCTCCGACCAAGCATTGATTGCTATTGCCAGCAACAACCTTGTGGTTATAAACag AGACACCAATGTGTTTGATTCCCGCAAACGAATGAAGGCTGCTACTCAAGATGGATTAGAGCACAAACTCAACTCAAGGCAGCGGGCCACCATTGCCTACAATCAAGCTGTACTTGCTATTTACTCCAATCAG CCGGACTTTTGTAAGCAGTGCTGCGTGAAACTAAGCCGCGAGTTTAACCAGGAGAAGAAGGCAGCATTAGTTGAAGCCTCATCACTTGTGAAAGACGGCAAGCGTTCCCAGGCAGTAGCATTACTGCTTAAGCAAGACCTCACGCTAGCTGCTGCTCAAGTTCTTTTAGCTCAG GGTGATCGTAAAGCAGTAGTGAAGTTACTGGAAGATAGCGAATACAAATACAGACCTGGTATCATTGGTCTACTCTGTACTCTGCTGACAGCTGACAATGATTATGAAAAAGCCTCCAAACTTTTTACCGATGTCTATGAACACTATAAGGATGATGTTGAT AAGCAGACGTCGCTGCGCAGCGTGTGGCGCGCGGCGGCCGAGGCGCACGCGCGCGCCGGCAACGGGGCGGAGGCGACGCGCGCGCACGAGGCGCtggcgcgcgccgcgccgcacGACCGCCGCAGTCTCGCGCGCCTCGTCAAGGCGCTCGGGGCGCACTCGCCGCGCGCTCGGGAGCTCGCCGCCGGGCTGCCGCCTATCTCGCAGCTCGAG gGAAAAATCGACGTGGATGCATTGGAATCGTCGAAATGGATGATGGGAGCAAAGGTCGTTAAAAAGACAGTGCAGAGCAAACAAGAACAATCGCCTGG aACACCCGGTTCTGAACTTGGTCAAAAGACAAAGACGAGACGCAAGCGCAAAACCAAGCTGCTGCCTAGCGCAGACCTCTCCAGACCTCCGGACCCAGAAAG ATGGCTGCCTAAGTACGAACGCACAGCTTACCGGAAGAGACGTGGTATCCGCCGTGACGTCATTAAGGGCAGTCAGGGAATGACTACCAACGCTGTTGACCAGTA TGACATGAGCAAACAAACTCCGAGTGCAGCGGCAACTACTGCGAAGAGTCCTCGTGTGGAGGTGAAGTCAGCTGAAAGCGCGTGGCAACGCAAACAGCAGCAGAAGAAAAAGGGCAAGGCTAAGGGAAAGTGGTAG
- the LOC126768544 gene encoding probable rRNA-processing protein EBP2 homolog: MTDFILNDSDTEVDSDEELQEAFAKGLLKPGLNEEIEKIEKKFMNNVADLKAKLKEFELKLPWVETLDLVTTVAPMAPDVALQMQQTAQRRKNIAENTKGKLAYDPTQDPVLNEFKRENLIHRQAQAAAVDGIKRLKELNIPTKRPDDYFAEMAKSDEHMQKVRKNLMSKQAAQARTEKVRQLREQKKIGKRVQIDTKLKQAADKREMLEQLKRVRKGKSTDLDFLEDNKGKNMGKGNPKNNVNKKRAMKDKKFGYGGKKKGSKLNTRESTNQMEGFNSSAKKKPFNHKSKSFKPNNKKKNQRPGKSKRNNAKR, translated from the exons atgactgactTTATACTCAACGATAGTGACACTGAAGTGGACTCCGATGAAGAG ctTCAAGAAGCTTTTGCTAAAGGTCTTCTTAAACCGGGTCTTAATGAAGAAATTGAGAAAATTGAAaagaaatttatgaataatgtaGCAGATTTAAAAGCGAAGTTAAAGgaatttgaattaaaactaCCATGGGTGGAAACATTGGATTTAGTGACGACTGTTGCTCCTATGGCACCCGACGTTGCTTTACAGATGCAACAAACAGCTCAAAGGAGAAA gAATATAGCAGAAAATACTAAAGGTAAACTAGCATATGACCCCACTCAAGATCCTGttttgaatgaatttaaaaGAGAGAATCTTATTCATCGTCAAGCACAAGCTGCAGCAGTTGATGGAATCAAACGACTCAAAGAACTAAATATACCTACAAAgag GCCTGATGATTATTTTGCTGAAATGGCGAAATCAGATGAGCACATGCAAAAGGTTCGCAAGAATTTAATGTCGAAACAGGCAGCCCAAGCTCGCACAGAAAAGGTGCGACAATTGAgagaacaaaagaaaattgGAAAGAGAGTTCAG ATTgacacaaaattaaaacaagcaGCAGACAAAAGGGAAATGCTAGAGCAACTCAAGAGAGTAAGAAAAGGTAAATCTACAGATTTAGACTTTTTAGAGGACAATAAAGGTAAAAACATGGGTAAAGGTAAtcctaaaaataatgtaaacaagAAACGAGCAATGAAAGATAAAAAGTTTGGCTATGGAGGCAAAAAGAAAGGATCCAAACTAAATACTAGGGAATCTACAAATCAAATGGAAGGTTTTAATAGTTCCGCCAAGAAGAAACCATTCAATCACAAATCTAAGTCTTTTAAgcctaataataaaaagaagaaTCAGAGACCTGGAAAATCTAAGAGGAATAATGCTAAAAGATAg